From Psychrobacillus sp. FSL K6-2836, a single genomic window includes:
- a CDS encoding DMT family transporter, which yields MNKQWFIYLILILCVIAWGSNFVFGSILVDVFDPSIIAFFRLIFILIFLFFLTYRNIKNQKLTLHNYIWLAIAGFVGISLNQWSFYASLQYTEPVTAALILALSPIVTALLSSYYFNERKKLQFWIGSFVALIGVWLVITKGSFLVPSFGKGELLITLTMLSFSVFLVFVQHLSKSISPSIITWYSNVFGLIGLLPFVPWHKTYIVLSVPFSYWALLIITAIIMHGLCTYLWNNSIHKVGATKAALLLNLEPFVAMVFGFFLLGISIQLLQLIGAFIIVIGVSISLQTKSK from the coding sequence ATGAACAAACAGTGGTTTATTTATTTGATTCTTATTCTGTGCGTTATTGCTTGGGGAAGCAATTTCGTATTCGGTTCTATTTTAGTCGATGTATTTGATCCAAGCATTATAGCGTTTTTTCGTTTAATATTTATTCTTATATTCCTATTTTTTTTGACGTATAGAAATATAAAAAACCAGAAGTTAACTCTCCATAATTACATATGGCTAGCTATTGCTGGTTTTGTAGGAATATCGTTGAACCAGTGGAGTTTTTACGCAAGTCTTCAATATACAGAGCCCGTCACAGCTGCATTAATCCTCGCTTTATCACCTATAGTCACTGCTTTACTCTCCTCTTATTACTTTAATGAGAGAAAGAAACTTCAATTTTGGATTGGCTCATTTGTTGCTTTAATCGGTGTGTGGTTAGTTATTACAAAAGGATCTTTCCTTGTTCCGAGCTTTGGTAAAGGTGAGTTACTAATCACTTTAACAATGCTATCTTTTTCAGTGTTTTTAGTCTTTGTTCAACATTTATCGAAATCGATATCCCCTTCTATCATCACTTGGTATAGTAATGTCTTCGGTTTAATAGGCCTACTTCCTTTTGTGCCCTGGCATAAAACCTATATTGTCTTGTCCGTACCATTTTCCTATTGGGCGTTACTTATAATTACTGCAATTATCATGCATGGTTTATGTACGTATTTATGGAACAACTCTATTCACAAAGTCGGTGCTACTAAAGCTGCACTTTTGTTAAACCTTGAACCTTTCGTGGCAATGGTATTCGGATTCTTCCTGTTAGGTATTAGCATTCAACTCCTGCAACTGATTGGTGCTTTTATAATTGTCATAGGTGTTTCCATATCTCTTCAAACTAAAAGCAAATAG
- a CDS encoding purine-nucleoside phosphorylase, producing MHHIEDIIETRDFIMSKTDHRPVIGMILGSGLGTLADEIKNPVKIPYSEVPHFAKSEAIGHANELVIGELNGKIVAAMKGRFHYYEGFTLDEVTFPVRVMKALGIEKVIITNACGAVNTSFKPGDLMLITDHINLVGANPLIGPNNNKLGTRFPDLSEVYNKELRSIATKVAKEQNMELQEGVYAWWSGPTYETPAEIRMFRTLGADAAGMSTVPEAIVAVHGGMKVLGVSCITNMACGILDQPLNHEEVIDVAGKVRLKFVELVKGILEEI from the coding sequence ATGCACCACATCGAAGATATTATAGAAACTAGAGATTTCATAATGAGTAAGACAGATCACCGCCCTGTGATCGGAATGATTCTAGGCTCAGGCTTAGGGACACTTGCTGATGAAATTAAGAACCCAGTCAAAATTCCTTATAGTGAAGTTCCTCACTTTGCAAAGTCCGAAGCTATAGGTCATGCCAACGAGCTTGTCATTGGAGAATTAAATGGAAAAATAGTAGCCGCTATGAAAGGTCGTTTTCACTATTATGAAGGTTTTACATTGGATGAAGTAACCTTCCCAGTACGTGTAATGAAAGCACTAGGCATTGAAAAAGTAATTATTACAAATGCCTGCGGTGCCGTGAATACAAGCTTTAAACCAGGTGACTTAATGTTAATTACGGACCATATTAATTTAGTTGGGGCCAATCCTTTAATTGGACCCAATAATAATAAATTAGGTACTCGTTTCCCTGATTTATCAGAGGTATATAACAAAGAGCTACGTAGTATTGCAACCAAGGTAGCAAAAGAGCAAAACATGGAATTGCAAGAAGGAGTGTATGCTTGGTGGAGTGGACCTACTTACGAAACTCCGGCAGAAATCCGTATGTTCCGCACATTAGGAGCTGACGCAGCAGGTATGTCTACTGTACCCGAAGCGATTGTAGCTGTTCACGGTGGTATGAAAGTACTTGGTGTTTCTTGCATAACGAATATGGCATGTGGAATATTAGATCAGCCGCTAAATCACGAGGAAGTAATTGACGTTGCAGGGAAAGTTAGACTTAAATTTGTTGAGTTAGTTAAAGGGATTTTGGAAGAGATTTAA
- a CDS encoding MFS transporter, whose translation MKLQGILLLIFLFQTIINATRPVITLSADEFGASIVIIGILTSSFALLPMIFSIHAGKVIDKFGNRMPVIFGFTAAIAGMIVPAIFTTIWALFASQLLLGLANICIPIALQNLLGHQSTSKNRDYFFSMFSLCVALGAVIGPLAGGYLSEHVSFQMVYIFCIVIGIISITFSFQIPKVTQKLKGSPTKLVDSLKLFENSFIRKALFSSALVLYSKDIFVAYFPLLGKQLNLSTSTIGWIIALQGLATMFVRFVLPKLLETYKRDTILFLSILIAGITFLLLPVSQSVFLIALLAIVMGLGLGCGQPISMTTTYNASPPGRTGEVLGLRIATNRFFQLVAPTFFGVIGGSVGMTGIFLFSGVFLVGGSLFFRKQEE comes from the coding sequence ATGAAGTTACAAGGCATTTTATTGCTTATTTTTTTGTTTCAGACAATCATTAATGCGACAAGACCAGTCATTACGTTATCGGCAGATGAATTTGGAGCATCTATTGTCATTATAGGTATCTTAACATCATCATTTGCATTATTACCAATGATATTTTCCATTCATGCAGGAAAAGTTATTGATAAATTCGGAAATCGAATGCCAGTAATTTTTGGATTTACTGCAGCAATTGCCGGGATGATTGTTCCTGCAATTTTTACAACAATATGGGCATTATTTGCAAGCCAATTATTACTAGGACTTGCGAATATTTGTATTCCTATTGCTTTACAAAACCTTTTAGGGCACCAATCTACCTCTAAAAATCGAGATTATTTTTTTAGTATGTTTAGTCTTTGTGTTGCTTTAGGAGCAGTCATCGGGCCATTGGCCGGTGGTTACTTATCAGAACATGTATCATTTCAGATGGTTTATATTTTTTGTATAGTGATTGGTATTATTTCTATTACTTTTTCATTTCAGATTCCAAAAGTTACGCAGAAACTTAAGGGATCACCTACAAAATTAGTAGACTCACTTAAGCTATTTGAGAATTCATTCATACGAAAAGCTTTGTTTTCAAGTGCACTTGTATTATATTCCAAAGATATTTTTGTGGCATATTTTCCGTTGCTAGGAAAACAGTTGAACTTATCCACCTCTACAATAGGATGGATTATAGCTTTACAGGGGCTAGCTACGATGTTTGTCCGCTTTGTATTACCGAAGTTATTGGAAACTTATAAGAGAGATACAATTTTATTTTTGTCTATTTTGATTGCTGGGATTACTTTTCTACTTTTACCAGTAAGTCAATCGGTGTTCTTAATTGCTTTGTTGGCTATCGTGATGGGTCTAGGCTTGGGCTGCGGTCAACCAATTTCGATGACGACTACATATAATGCTTCTCCACCTGGTAGGACAGGGGAAGTATTAGGGCTTCGTATTGCTACTAATCGATTTTTCCAGTTAGTGGCCCCTACTTTTTTTGGTGTTATTGGAGGTTCTGTAGGAATGACAGGAATCTTCTTATTTAGTGGTGTGTTCTTAGTTGGCGGCTCGTTATTTTTTAGGAAACAAGAAGAGTAA
- the yyaC gene encoding spore protease YyaC, with amino-acid sequence MKKPQILFKFKALDFIEKNAIYEAAHTFKNATSEVSLERPIVILCIGSDKNISDGFGPLVGTFLIENNFPFEVYGTLQNPVNAFNLEDTINIIIKHYANPFIISIDASLGEPAKIGYIQLNNGPIHPGLAIGNELPLVGDMHIKGFVNTSVPTYPAHFLNDTRLFHIMNMSRATAHLLITWSQLNSPLRQSI; translated from the coding sequence ATGAAAAAACCACAAATTTTGTTTAAATTTAAGGCACTTGATTTTATTGAAAAAAATGCTATTTATGAAGCTGCACATACTTTTAAAAATGCAACTTCCGAGGTTTCGTTAGAGCGTCCTATTGTTATATTATGTATTGGATCAGATAAAAACATTTCGGACGGTTTCGGTCCTTTAGTCGGTACTTTCTTAATTGAAAATAACTTTCCATTTGAAGTGTATGGTACTTTACAAAATCCTGTCAACGCATTTAATCTAGAGGACACCATAAATATAATTATTAAACACTATGCAAATCCATTTATCATAAGTATTGATGCTAGTTTAGGTGAACCAGCAAAGATAGGATATATTCAACTTAACAATGGCCCAATTCATCCAGGGCTAGCAATAGGCAACGAGCTGCCACTTGTTGGTGATATGCATATAAAAGGATTTGTAAATACATCAGTTCCTACCTATCCTGCACATTTTCTTAATGATACTCGCTTATTCCATATCATGAATATGTCTCGTGCAACGGCACATCTATTAATAACCTGGTCCCAGTTGAACAGTCCCCTTAGACAAAGTATCTAA
- a CDS encoding methyl-accepting chemotaxis protein has product MLGKKLLQYLVNGYRESEDLTVKIRTKLFIISICLLLIPSVIIGVSSYYSSKESLDNLGEKTLKNGVEMALQLIESMNYAVENGDIPLEDAQEKVKQYLIGDLQSDGKRTISSKVDLGANGYFAAYLEDGLEVAHPTIEGTNGWDMQDVDGNYVVQDIIKVAQDGGGFTYYKWDLPNQPDTAARKVTYNALDPNWGWVISAGTYMEAFNEGTNSILKTLIITLAVSILLGTIVIVLFSRHLAIPIQLIVENVKKIAHQDLSSKNIQIKNKDELGDLATGINTMASNLKDVIDSVSSSAQQVAATSEELTASSEETSRASEEITDSIQQISSGQEKQLFGMEEAKNSVSQISSSITEITSNIKEVNDLSIETSKVSLSGNEVITQTVEQMKQINSQSTITTESMVILERKSQEIGEIINVITGIAEQTNLLALNAAIEAARAGEHGKGFAVVADEVRKLAEESGNAAKNISTLIGEIQVNTKHTVQTVNEGKIAIETGMSFVSNAGSTFEKIATDVSLINNKLSIISAEIQEINNNTDVLVNEVDNTKDVTEKSTDYTQNVVAAAQEQYASMVEMTAASRSLAEMSEKLQDVVSDFKLV; this is encoded by the coding sequence ATGCTTGGAAAAAAATTACTACAATACTTAGTTAATGGCTACAGAGAATCGGAGGATTTAACAGTGAAAATACGTACAAAGCTATTTATTATTTCCATCTGTCTACTACTAATTCCAAGTGTAATAATTGGGGTAAGCAGTTATTATTCGTCTAAAGAAAGTTTAGATAACCTGGGAGAAAAAACTCTCAAAAACGGCGTAGAGATGGCGCTCCAATTAATCGAATCAATGAATTACGCAGTTGAAAACGGGGATATACCCCTGGAGGATGCACAGGAAAAAGTAAAACAATATTTAATCGGGGATTTACAAAGTGATGGTAAACGTACGATATCGTCTAAGGTAGACTTAGGTGCGAACGGATATTTTGCGGCTTACTTGGAAGATGGATTAGAAGTAGCGCATCCTACTATAGAAGGAACTAATGGTTGGGACATGCAAGATGTTGATGGTAATTATGTTGTACAGGATATCATAAAAGTGGCGCAGGATGGCGGTGGATTTACGTATTATAAATGGGACTTACCAAATCAGCCAGATACTGCAGCTAGAAAAGTTACTTATAATGCGCTAGATCCAAACTGGGGATGGGTGATAAGTGCTGGAACCTATATGGAAGCCTTTAATGAAGGGACTAACTCAATCCTTAAAACACTTATCATTACGCTAGCAGTGAGTATCTTGTTGGGTACTATTGTTATTGTTCTGTTTTCAAGACATTTAGCAATTCCGATTCAATTAATCGTTGAAAATGTGAAAAAAATTGCTCATCAAGACTTATCCAGTAAAAATATTCAGATAAAAAATAAAGATGAGCTTGGTGATTTGGCTACTGGCATAAACACAATGGCGTCTAATTTAAAAGATGTTATCGATTCGGTTTCTAGCTCCGCACAACAAGTAGCGGCAACGTCTGAGGAACTTACCGCAAGTAGTGAAGAGACTAGTAGAGCTTCAGAGGAAATTACGGATTCCATTCAGCAAATTTCTTCTGGTCAAGAAAAACAGTTATTTGGTATGGAGGAAGCAAAAAACTCTGTTAGTCAAATTTCATCTAGCATTACTGAAATAACATCGAATATTAAGGAAGTAAATGACCTTTCTATTGAAACATCTAAAGTTTCTCTATCAGGCAATGAAGTTATTACGCAAACGGTAGAACAAATGAAGCAAATCAATAGTCAGAGTACGATAACAACAGAATCAATGGTAATCCTTGAACGTAAATCACAAGAAATTGGAGAAATTATTAACGTAATTACAGGTATTGCAGAACAAACAAATTTACTTGCCTTAAACGCTGCAATTGAAGCAGCTAGAGCAGGGGAACACGGTAAAGGATTTGCGGTTGTAGCAGACGAAGTACGTAAACTAGCAGAGGAATCTGGAAATGCTGCTAAAAATATTTCTACTTTAATAGGTGAAATCCAAGTCAATACAAAACATACAGTTCAAACCGTGAACGAAGGAAAAATAGCAATTGAAACTGGTATGAGTTTCGTTTCTAACGCCGGCAGTACGTTTGAAAAAATAGCAACTGATGTGAGTTTAATCAATAATAAATTGTCGATTATTTCAGCAGAAATTCAAGAAATAAATAATAATACAGATGTTCTTGTAAATGAAGTAGACAATACAAAAGATGTCACAGAAAAATCTACTGATTATACTCAAAATGTAGTAGCTGCTGCACAAGAGCAGTACGCTTCCATGGTTGAGATGACTGCGGCTTCGCGATCTTTAGCAGAAATGTCCGAGAAGCTTCAAGACGTTGTTTCTGATTTTAAATTGGTTTAA
- a CDS encoding GHKL domain-containing protein has translation MKSHKVKIILVLSTVLLLFFSALNVYTSYVRMKNTVEESVANQSLEAAKSIASSIDVETYQKFLDNPEKNEYFREIEIYLSDAREKLGSLYVYTLKVDNPEVSKQMILGHSGELESLENYRIGDACTVPKEQVKKAYEGKTYVTKVLKDPSYGDYLSVGAPIKNDEGKILGYLGIDTSIDTINQIKGDALERNTAILVFNGVLIFIVIGSFVFMQRWYQREVTKEVGHTEDTYQTEIKTLITSISSLRHDFSNHILVLHGLLKIGQSDKALQYATSLFEEVKTIESLKIDIDHPGLSILLQTKRIAAQNHRINMDIAISQVSFESIKTTDLIIILSNLIDNAMDAAIALPEGERKIKIDCTANDTHYLFKITNTGPKICEKEQIFKQGYSTKNEEEGKIRGQGLFIVKEVVNKYNGIISIESTAELETTAIVKIPLK, from the coding sequence ATGAAAAGTCATAAAGTAAAAATAATTCTTGTCTTATCTACTGTATTACTACTCTTTTTTTCAGCTTTAAATGTGTATACCTCATACGTGAGAATGAAAAATACAGTCGAAGAATCAGTTGCAAACCAAAGTTTAGAGGCGGCTAAGTCCATAGCTTCCTCTATAGATGTAGAAACGTATCAGAAATTTTTGGATAACCCGGAGAAAAATGAATATTTTCGAGAAATTGAAATCTATTTGAGTGATGCGCGCGAAAAGTTGGGCTCCCTATATGTTTATACACTAAAGGTCGATAATCCTGAAGTATCTAAACAGATGATATTAGGGCACTCTGGCGAGTTAGAGAGTTTAGAAAATTATCGGATAGGTGATGCATGTACAGTACCAAAAGAGCAAGTAAAAAAAGCCTACGAGGGAAAGACATATGTAACCAAAGTACTGAAGGATCCAAGTTATGGAGATTACTTATCTGTTGGAGCACCGATAAAGAACGATGAAGGAAAAATCTTAGGTTATTTAGGTATCGATACGAGTATAGATACAATCAATCAGATTAAAGGAGATGCGTTAGAAAGGAATACTGCAATACTTGTATTCAACGGTGTACTCATTTTCATTGTAATAGGCTCTTTTGTATTTATGCAAAGATGGTATCAAAGAGAGGTTACAAAGGAAGTAGGGCATACAGAGGATACATATCAAACAGAGATAAAAACATTAATAACCTCCATTTCTTCATTACGACATGATTTTTCTAATCATATTCTAGTTTTACATGGACTCTTAAAAATAGGGCAGTCGGATAAGGCATTACAATATGCAACCTCTCTTTTTGAAGAAGTAAAAACGATAGAATCTCTTAAAATAGATATAGATCACCCAGGTCTTTCGATATTGTTGCAAACAAAGAGGATAGCTGCTCAAAATCATCGTATTAATATGGATATAGCAATCTCTCAGGTTTCGTTTGAGAGTATAAAAACGACGGATTTAATCATCATTTTATCGAATTTAATCGATAATGCCATGGATGCAGCGATAGCGTTACCAGAGGGAGAACGAAAAATAAAGATAGACTGTACAGCAAATGATACTCATTATCTATTTAAGATTACAAATACTGGTCCAAAGATTTGCGAGAAAGAACAAATTTTTAAACAAGGGTATTCAACAAAAAATGAAGAAGAAGGAAAAATAAGAGGACAAGGATTATTTATAGTGAAGGAAGTTGTAAACAAATATAATGGGATAATTTCAATTGAATCAACAGCCGAATTAGAAACAACGGCTATTGTGAAAATTCCGCTAAAGTAA